The genomic DNA atttattattatgtgGTATCCCGTGCAAATTCGCCTACTATATTATAGATCCTCTAAGAGCGTTTGCTTTGCTCAACCTTCTCTTTTCATTACGGAAAATATCATAATACTTgggtcacgacccgaaatttcggCAAAATTTCCCCTAATTGTTTTCAATATCCTTTATCACATAAACTAGTCATATAAAAACATGTTTTCCATAcacccaaaatatatatataatcaatctaGCAacctctaatatatatatatatatatatacttctcaAAAGAGAGTAATTTTTCTCAACCACATCCCTAAACCAtctaaacaaaagtttcaagTCATGAtatattcaaatacattatataaaaaaaagaatatctatcaaataactaagatCTCTACCTAGTTCTCCGGACTAATCATCGATGTCCAAAATGGTTATCCTATGTAGCTATAAACTTatctagaaaaatatatgcatggtATGAGCTGCATATTCCaaagttaaataaattattattaaacaatatatatattagattgcaaacaaccaaatattcaaataagtaatacaatcacatccaatccaaGTATCAGCTTACCGGCACACATATAcagtataaatatatatatacaaactataataataattatattcaatataGTAACCAATTTTAAGTCCTACTAACAAATACACACAGTTCTTCCAACCATTTCTCTAATATTCAATATCACATAAATACCAAATATCCATTCATTAAGCGTTTTATAAAAAGCCACTACACAATCACTTAACAAATCAAGTTTCAGCAACACCACGATTTTCATCTAACAACCTCAGACAATTTCAACAATCACCACATCTCCAGCAAGCAGATAAGACAAATAATATACAACAAAACCAATTGATATAGTTATAGGGTCACATTTCCTTACGACAAGTTAGGACGGTACCGTAACCCTGCACATCTCATTCAGGCTCCATTTTctatccgccgggtccagcggccgttCGAGACCtattttctattccgccgagTCCAGCGGCCTATGGCTATAGTTAAACAACAATACAAGTATAATCAATTGCAACCATGCCATCTCACCTCATATATCATCACACACACAATCTCAATCACATTATAATGGCAGCATGTTATcatcacatatctcatacacaaTCAGCATATACAATCACACCATatatctcaaatcaaaatgaaacataaaaggTGCAATATTTCTCAAATCAATTCACACAACATAACAAGATCAATttcttaatatctaattatcacaatatttttcttaattaatttatataaatataatacatcattttacaagggaatagagtacTCACCAAACTTGccaaaatatttaatgaagTCGAACCATCAGAACGCACAATTTCAGTCTCTTCAGCTTCTATAGGCCATAAGCATGACAAGAAaaacaattataaaatttaagcATTTTCTTCATATATTCCTTATGGCAAACAATATCGCATTTGACcataaaatgaagaaatttatTCAGACTTAATTGCCCCGAGAACCTCGAGACTTAACTAGCTCCAACTGTTATTAATATGCGATAAATAAGTAATCAAGCTAAAATAATCCTATTCATATCATCTTCACCACAGTAATTCAAGACTTCAAAGTCTTATTTGAGTAGAACCACTATATTAATCAAACCTTTTATCCCGAACACCAATTGAACGCTCTCATGAGATCAATTACACTTACCATCAAACCTTATCTTATAATTTTCACCCAAACAACCCAAGGTTAGCAAGGAATCCGCAAAAAGAATGAATCACCATCCATAGGACTCAATAGGAAACATCAATTCATTCACCAAGACAACTCAATATGGTATAgcccaacaacaatagaaaCCATTAAAACATATTCCTTCCTTGCCACGGCATGTCTAAGCTATGGAAGAGCATATCAATTAGTTGGTACATGTATGCATAACATTAATCAGATCAGTCATTAATGCAAAAAGATTAATTAAAGTATCATCCTTAACAATCACGAAGATATAAACTTCTTCACTGCTAGCGAAATTCCCATAAATTGAACCTCGATATTACAACCAACAACTTCCTCAACCTAACTATCCAATCAGTAAACCAGACCTTACACTAAACTTAAGTGGGcggaattaaaaataaatgttcaTGTAAACTTAAGAAATAACATGCCAAAGCcataattaatcaattcgcAACAAACCCACTTACAAGAGAAACCTACTAATTCATACAAACCAATAATAAGAAAGTCAATCgtataaattaaatacatCATTATATCACAATAATCCAAGGCAGCAAGCAAGTAGCTCAACCCAAAACTTTTCTaggcaagaaaaaaaaacccaatcCTGTTCAACCATGATGAACTATAAGTAATTCACAAACACATATATGCCTATTCAAGTTCATAAGATTCACTAGCTTCATCAAATTTAACTAATTTCACACAAGGCAAGGCTCAAGcaaggaaaacataaaaatttaagTCTATTGGCTAACTTGACTAATTTGGAGAAATCTACCTCATTTCAAATCTGAGATGAAAATAAATCCCATAAAACTTTCTCAAATCGCTTAACCTTCAAACCTATAGCCAAAACCTCAGAGAAAGAGAGGTTGGAAGGGGGAAAGGTGATCGCAAGGTCGGGTCTTTATGGACATGCACTGAGCTTCCTCTGCTTCTGCAGGTTCCTCCCACTTCCTcctattctctctctctctctctctctctctctctctctctctctgttcctCTCTCACGCCCTCTGTTCTTCTCTgtttctctttaatttctcCCGCCCAAAAACAGAGccaaaaggaaaggaaaggaacaaaattaaaaaaagaaagaaatgtgTGGCGGTGGAAATGGATTTGCAGGGGCAAATGAGGCCACATGGGGCCCTTTTCtaccctttcttttttgtattatttctTCGTGTTCAGGCGACgtgtatgtataatatatatatatatatatatgaaagcatatatatgcataagcATACCTAggtatatttgaaaaaataaataccaGGTGTCACAACTTGTAACCATCTATGTGATAGACTTTCTCTCATTGAACTCAAAGCTCAAAGTTGTAGCGagcaattttatatttcactTGATGATGTCCTTTTCTGGccaataaaaataacaaataaacaaaattcaTGGACAGACACTTCATATTATGTATAGCTGGAACGAGTccatctcatatatatatcgtaTGATAAGTGCAGTGTCTTATCAATTTTGgcataattttcatttcatccaCATTCCCTATATTCTCTCAATCTCTGCTGCAGAACACCAGTTGTGATTTGGATCCTCCTAATCCTCCTTAGATTCACCATTGGATCGAATCTCCCGAAAATCTAGCTAGTGATGTTCTTCTCAGTCATATTCCACCGTATCCCTATATCCTCTCCctcaaattaatatttcataatctTGATCTTTACGGATCCTAATTAACACTGTATATATAAACGTACCGACCACCAGAATCCAATGGACATTCCGCAATACACACACACTCCCCATCATCATACATACCGATTGATCGCTAGAGCATTCTCGACCGAGAGGAAGAAACCGGTCTCCTGGACTGAGGATGATCACAAGTACGTAAGTCACGTAGcgatattttctattttcttctaATATTAACCGAGCgttctttatatatttattttcttttattgcaaGGAATCGTCACACATGCTTGCGTTTTCCAAGAGTTTGGCCGATAGTTCTAGCTCGGCATAAAAGCACAGCTTAGATATTAATTACTAGTTCATATACCGGGATAAAAAATGTGCATCTATTACTATTAGTCCATGGACAATTTTGTTGCCCATTCTTCGGTATACATCAATTACTGgctctaatataataaattcatatatatatatatatatattgatccGTGCTTTGTGACAAATTAATATTCTTGACAAGCAGGATATTCTTGCTGGGATTGCGCTACTTCGCTACCCTGgcaaaaaaatggaagaataaGAAATGGGAGATAATTTCGACGTATTTCCTGACAAATAAGAATACAAGCGAACTTGCAAGCCCTGCCCAAAAGTACTACAAACGGCAACAGCAAAAGGGAGAGACGAAGAGGAAGAGCATCAACGACACAATCCTTCAAAAGGAGGACGAGGTCAGACTCAAGCAGTTGATCCGGGAAAACCTCAGAGCCCGGAAGCGGTCCCAACTATCCCAACGAGGGGCAGCACCCACCGTGGTGCAGTCCCAAGCAGAACAGGAGCACGAGCAACACCATCTTCATCAGATGCCCGGGATGGGGTTCCCAACAGTCCCTAGGCTGAGCTTCGGTGCATGTGTTCAGACTCATCAGATGCAGCCCGCTCCGCCTGTCTCTTGGAACATGGCGCCAAATACACCCAATTGCACATCTTCAGGAGGAACTCTACAGATCCATCAGAGAACCAGCCATCCCGCGCCCGCCTCTGGTCTCAGCTGCGCCAATACAACACCGCATACACAATCCATCACGCAGGAGTTTCAGCCATCGCCCACTGCTCATCCACTGGTCCAGCCCCATCTCCAGCACAATACTACTAATCTTTGTTACAGATTATTCCAactgattattattatatggaAAGCAGAAATTATGCTGTTGCAAGACCTTACTTTGAACCAAATGGAGTTTATGCTGTCAGTTTTGAGGATAAATTAGTTAATAAGTGATCCTGTTTGTTTGGACAGATGCAACACCATCTTAATCAGATGCTCGTGATGGCAGCTCCGGCTTTCTCCAGGCCGAGCTTCGATGTAGGTGGAGGACATACTCAGATGCAGCCCATGGCGCCAAACACACCCAATGCATATCCTCGGGAGGAACTCTTCAGATCTGCCAGAGGACCCGCCATCACACGCCCGGCTCTGGTCCCACCTGCGCCTATTCAAGAGCTTACGCAATCCATCAGACCGGAGTTTCAGCCAGTGCCCACTGTTCAACCAATGGTACGGCCTGCCGTCCCACACCCGGCTCTTCAGTTTGGAGGACCTGCCCCAGTCGTCAGATCCGTCGGAGGACCCGCCATCACACACCAGGCACTGGTCCCACCTGCACCTATTGAAGAGCTTACACAATCCATCAGACCGGAGTTTCAGCCGGTGCCCACTGTTCTACCAATGGTACGGCCCCATCTCTTGCACAATACGATTGATGTTCGTTAATTAGAAAGAATTTCAACTGATTATTATCATAATGAAAGCAGAAATTATGCTGTTGCAAGACCTTACTTTGAACCTAATGGAGTTTATGCAGTAAGTTTTGAGGATAAATTAGTTGATAAGTGAACGTTGTTTGTTGGACAGGCACAACGCCGTCTTGATGAGATGCTCGTCATGGTAGCCCCAGCAGACTCCAGGCCGAGCTTCGACGTATGTGGTCAGACTCAGATACAGCCCATGCCGCCAAACACACCCAATGCACATCTTCGGGAGGAACTCTTTAGATCTGTCGGAGGACCCGCTGCCCCTCACCCAGGTCTGGTCCCACCTGCACCTACTCAAGACCTTACACAATCCATCAGACCGGAGTTTCAGCCAGTGGCCACTGTTCAACCAATGGTATGGCCCCATCACCTGGACACAGTGCCACTACACTGATGCCGCCACTAATTGGTTGGGACGACTGTTCAATTCAGAGCT from Punica granatum isolate Tunisia-2019 chromosome 2, ASM765513v2, whole genome shotgun sequence includes the following:
- the LOC116195291 gene encoding RNA-binding protein 42-like; amino-acid sequence: MQHHLNQMLVMAAPAFSRPSFDVGGGHTQMQPMAPNTPNAYPREELFRSARGPAITRPALVPPAPIQELTQSIRPEFQPVPTVQPMVRPAVPHPALQFGGPAPVVRSVGGPAITHQALVPPAPIEELTQSIRPEFQPVPTVLPMAQRRLDEMLVMVAPADSRPSFDVCGQTQIQPMPPNTPNAHLREELFRSVGGPAAPHPGLVPPAPTQDLTQSIRPEFQPVATVQPMVWPHHLDTVPLH